In Paenibacillus durus, the DNA window CGATCTTTACGGCAAATATTTCTTCTCCATAACGCAGCTTGCCGAACAACTTGACGACGGTGTTGCGAATCGGCGTAAATTTCAAGAAACGGAAGATTCCCGATGCTCTAAACCAAGCGAGCAACCCGGTCACTGCAGCCGAGTCGAAACAGAGACGTGTGGAAACGGACGGCACGCCGAGTGTTCGCGGAAGCGTATGCTGATCCGAGAAATTGAACCGATATGCTTTTTTACGCCCTAACCTCTCTCCAAAATCCGTTGCTTTGCCTTCAGTGAAACTCGCTGCTTCAATATGATTCCCATTCTGAATCAAATCATATTTCGTGTCCAGGTTGTCGATCGTCCATTCGACCGCGGCTTTGCCGTGCTGATCTCCCAATCCCAGCATAATAGAAATGTCGATGGCATCCGTCTGATCCATCAGACCTTTGGCGTAGAGAGCCATCAGGTTTGTCAGGCCGGGAGCGAGCCCGACACTAAGAACTGCCGTTGAACGGTTGGCCAAAGCTTCTGTTTGCAATCTTTCCACCTGGGAGAGAAACGAATAATTCGCGGATATGTCTACATAATAAATCCCTTGCTGAAGGCAAGACTGAACAAATGCAGGGTTCGTTTGGTCCAAGCACATAATAATCAGCTTGACGTTGTTCAAAACACCGGGATCGAACTTCTCTCCGATATTGAGTTGCATGGGCCTTATTTTCCCGCCAGTTGAACGGCTGAATCGGTCCGCATGATCGAAGCTTCTTCCGGCGGCATAAACTTTCCCCGGATAACATTCGCCCAATTCTTTACAGATCAATTTCCCCACATGACCATATCCGCCAACCACAACAATGCGTTCTTTCATCAAGAGTTCTCCTTAATAATGATTGGAATTATAGTATAGTTTCTAAACTAAATATCCAAAAAAATTAGTTCCGCAAGAAATGATTTAACTTTTCTATGCATTTCTCAAATATTTCAATTTCCTGATCGGTTAATTGAGAACGAAGCTGATCGTAGAATCGGAGATGCACTTCTTCATGGGCTGCATAAGCCTCCATCCCTTGTTCGGTTAGTGAAATCAAGACGCCCCTTGAATCATTCGGATGCGGCGAACGCTTGACAAGTTCTTTAGCTTCCAGGCGTGTGATAAGCTGCGTGACAGCGCCTTTTGTAATTCCCAGGCGTGCTGCGAGCTCGCTCATGAGCACGCCCCCCTCGGAGCCGATGGCTTCAATCGTATGAATTTCACTGGGCGTTAAAGGTCCTGCTGCTCCAAAGTGAAGAGGCTGGCGCTCAAGCCGCCGAAGCTGCATGATCAATTGGCCCAGACTACGACTTCCGCTATTTAGTTTATTAGACGGAGCAACATTTTTATTATCCATACATTTAGTATAGTTCCTAAACTTAAAATTTGTCAAGAAACTGGCTCAGCTTTCCCTTGACATTCAGAGGATGAGATGACTTCTGTCTCGGCGATCGTACATGATTATACGTTGCTTTCCCATAGCGGCACGCCGTTCAACCAACGATGTACAAAGGGGCATGTACGAAAGTACAATGATCAGAAGGTGGATTCTGTTATAATGTTCAGTACAATGATACATGACTAGGGTGGGAGAGTCGGAGACGGTGAGGAAGACGGAGCAGCAGCTAAATCAACGATTCATTCAAACCGGATACAAGGCCGAGAACGACGGCTGGCTCGCTCCCAGGGTGTCTATCATCATATGGGTTATTCTGGTGTACGGAGCGACGATGTTTTGGCAGCTGAGCGCTGCTTCACTTATGATCGGAAGCCTGTTTTTTACCGTTGCCATACTGGTGCATATTGTATTACACTGGCATGCCGGTACTGTTGCCGCCGCCAGACCATGGCTTTATTTCGTGATTCAGGGGTTTCTCGTGTATGCTTGCGCGTTTCTTATGCCGAACGGTTATCCGGCGGCGCTGATCGGTTTATTTCCAGTGCTGATAGGACAAAGCATAGGCATTTATTATAAGCGGGCTAAAGTGATAATGATTTCGTTATATTACTTTGCTTTGTTCTGTATCGCCGTGGTCCATGAGGGTACTCCTGGAGAACTTACCGTATTGATTCCCGTCCTCGTTCTCATGATGGTTGTTGTCATCGCGTACGCCGTTCTTTTCTTCGAGCAGGTAAATGCCCGAATTCGCGCGCAAACGTTCCTGGGTGAGCTTGAGCTTGCTCATCGGAAGGTGGAGGAGCTGACACTGGCGAACGAACGTCAACGGATGGCCCGCGATTTGCATGATACGCTGGCGCAAGGCCTTGCGGGACTTATTATGCGGCTTGAGGCGGTAGACGCCCATTTGACGGCAGGAAATTCGGATCGGGCACGGCAAATTGTCGGACAATCGATGATTCATGCGCGACGGGCGCTTTCGGATGCGCGGCAGGCTATCGACAACCTGCGTTCCAAATCCGGCTTTGTCATCGACTTCACTGAGGCAGTGCACGATGAGGTCCGGCGTTTTACTGACGCCACAGGCATTCACATACATTTGGATATCGACGTTAAAGCTTCCTTATCCAGATTGCTTGTCGAGCATAGCTTGCATATCATGAGCGAAGGTTTGACCAACGTGGCAAGGCATGCGCAGGCGAACAACGTATGGGTGACGGTTAGAGTCGACAGCGAGCATCTGGTTATCAAGATCAGGGATGACGGGAAGGGGTTCAGTACGGAGCTGATTGGCAGACAGTCCGGACACTACGGGTTAATCGGCATCCGGGAACGCGTCCGCTTGATCGGGGGAACGATTGCCATTGCCAGCAACCATCAAGGGACAAATATCCAAATCGAAGCGCCGGCTGTTAAAGGAGATCCGCTATGATACATAAAGTGCTTATTGTCGATGACCACCTGATCGTTAGAGAAGGGTTGAAGCTCATTCTGGAGACGAACGAAGCTTATCAAGTAATCGGAGAAGCTGAGGATGGCGAGACTGCTCTGCGTTTGGCGGAGCAATTGTCTCCGGATGCGATTCTGATGGACCTGAACTTGCCCGGAATGAGCGGGCTGGAGGCAATCGCGTCGTTGAGAGAAAGGCAGCCCGAAATCCCTGTTATTATTCTCACCACGTATAACGAGGATGACCTGATGAAGAAGGGCCTGGCATTGGGAGCGAAAGGCTATCTATTGAAGGATACCGGCCGCGACGATTTATTCCGTACCATCGAGGCGGCCATAAGAGGAGAAACGCTGCTGCAGTCGGAAGTAACGGCGAGGGTGTTCGCTGCTCAAGCCAGCCATCCCGATCCAGCAGTACGATTCGAGAAGCCGGTTTTGACCGATAAGGAACGAATGGTTCTGCAAGCGGTCGCGCGAGGTTTCCGCAGCAAGGAGATTGCCTTTGACATGGGGATCTCGGAACGGACGGTGAAAGCGCACCTAACCAATATTTATAACAAGCTTGGCGTGGATTCCCGGTCGCAAGCGGTGGCCGTAGCGGTAGAACTCGGTCTTCTGTATCTTTGATTGTACCTGCGTATCTTATTATTCTGAGAGGAGTATGGCCATGACTATAGAAGAGAGTAAAGAACTCGTTGAACAATATGTTGAGGTTTACAATTCATTTGATGTCGGGGGTATGGTTAAACTCTTGCATGAGGATATCTTGTTCAGGAATACAAGAGTTTAGAGAACTGGCAGAAAAGTCGTCAAAGTTGTTCTCTAGTCGCCGCCAGACAATTATCGACTATACTGCTATAGATGATAAAATAGAAGTACAAATTGAATATGAAGCAATATTGGCTGTTGATTTGCCTAACGGATTAAAGATTGGAGACTGAATGCAACTAAAGGGGAAGTCCGTGTTTGGAATTAAGGAAGGAAAAATATCGTTGATAGAAGATTACAGCTGAGTCGCTTGGAGTTACTTCACGTGGCTGAACGAACGGAGAACGATAGCTGGAAGGCAGGAAATTATCATTTCAGAAGGTAATATTTTATTATCTCGTAGATTGATTGCCCGATCGTACATGGGGAGGCTGCCCTTTTGTACGATTTTTAATTTGGCCACTCCTTTTATGATGAAAGGGGACTTAAAGAAAAAGAAAAAAAGGAGTGGAACTTCAAATGGCCAAATATTTGTATCAGCTCGGAAAGTGGGCGGCCAGCAGACCGTTCAGAGTTATTGCGGGAGGAGTGACGGCGCTTGTCATCGCAGTTGTGCTGGGGATCGGCATGGGTACTTCCTTCAGTGATGACATGTCCATCCCTGGTACGAAATCCGAACAGGCGATGAAAATACTAACTCAATATTTTCCATCCGATGAGACGGAAGGCAAAACGGTGCAGCTGTTATTTAAAGCGCCGCAAGGTCAGACACTGGAGTCCGAATCTGTCGCCAAAACGATTAAGGCTGCTCTTGGCGAAATCGGCAAAGACCCGGCGGTGGACTCTGTAGCAGGTCCCAACGTGGAGGGAATGATGAGTCCGGACCGTAAGATCGGCTCCTCCATCATTATCTATAAGGTGAAGACGTCCGATGTGACGGAGAGTTCCAAAGAGCTGGTCCTGGAAAACGTAGAACGTGCCCGTGACACAGGCGTTCAAACAGAAATAGGAAACGGCTTTGAATCTTCCGAGCCAGGGATCGGAGGCACCTCCGAAATCATCGGCATCATCGCCGCATATCTGATCCTCGCCTTTACATTCGCGTCTTTTCTCGCGGCGGGGCTCCCTATTCTGACCTCGGTATTGGGACTTGGAATCGGCATCATGTGCATTATGATCGGCTCGAACTTTTTCAATATGTCATCTGTATCCCTGTCGCTTGCCGTTATGCTCGGTCTTGCGGTTGGCATCGATTATGCTCTGTTCATCATATCCAGGTATCGGCAGCAGCTCAACAAAGGATTTGGCGTTACGGAATCGATTGGACAAGCGAACGCAACAGCGGGCAGCGCCGTCGTATTCGCCGGTCTGACTGTCATTATCGCGCTTGCCGGTCTGTCCGTCGTCGGGATTCCTTTTCTGACCGCGATGGGATTGGCTGCGGCGGTCAGTGTTCTGATCGCCATTATCATTGCCATTCTTATCGTTCCTGCCGCGCTCGGACTTGCGGGCAAGCGAATCAGCCCCGCCCGCCCGAACCGTCTCTTACGCAAACGGCCCCGCTCCGGCGCTGTCGGAAAAATTTCGAACCGCTGGGGACGTTTTGTCATTAGGTTTCCTTTACCGATTGCGGTTATCGGGGTGTTGATTCTGGCGATTGTAAGCCTCCCGGCTCTGCATCTGAATACCGGCCTTCCGAACGACGGAACCAAGTCGGTGAAGACGACGGAGCGGCGCGCCTATGATTTGCTTACCGAGTGGCAAGGTGTCGGCATGCACGGTCCGCTTGTTGTCGTGGCGCAAGCAGCTGATCGGGTGGAGAATCCGCAAGCGGCAATCGCCAAGGCGACGGAAAGATTAAACAACTTGCCGAACGTGGCGGGCGTCAGCCCGCTGATCCCGAGCGATTCCGAGCAAGTGGCGATGATTACCGTTATACCCAAAACGGGTCCCGCCGATTCCAAGACGAAGGATTTGGTGAATTTGATTCGGGACAAAGCGGAAGGAATTAATACGCAGGATCACGTCGAGCTCATGGTGACCGGGAGCACAGCGGTGGACATCGATATATCCGCCAAGCTGAATCAGGCTTTGCCGAAATTCCTGTTGCTGATTGTGGGCCTTGCCTTTGTTCTGCTAGCTGTCGTATTCCGGTCCATTCTTGTGCCGCTTAAAGCGGTGCTCGGGTATCTTCTGACCATTACCGCGACACTTGGATTCGTTGTGTTCGTTGTCCAGGACGGCAACTGGATTCACATGTTCGGAATTCCCGAACCCGGCCCTGTCTTGAATTATTTACCGATCTTGACGGCGGGAATATTGTTCGGCTTGGCCATGGATTATGAGATGTTCCTCGTAAGCCGCATGCGCGAAGAATATTCCCATACAGGCGATGCAAGCAAGGCTATTTTGGAAGGAATCGGCAACAGCGGAGCTGTCGTGACATCGGCTGGGTTCATAATGATTGCCGTCTTTGCCGGCTTTATTTTTGCCGAAGATCCGGTTATCAAAGCGATGGGCATTTCACTTTCATTCGGGATCCTGTTCGACGCCTTCGTCGTAAGGCTGGCGATCGTTCCCGCTGTAATGAGACTGCTCGGCCGATCTGCTTGGTACTTGCCGAAGTGGCTGGGCCGTATCATACCGAACGTCGATGTCGAAGGCGAAACGGTTATGAAGCAATTGGAATCGGAGCAACGGGCCG includes these proteins:
- a CDS encoding saccharopine dehydrogenase family protein — encoded protein: MKERIVVVGGYGHVGKLICKELGECYPGKVYAAGRSFDHADRFSRSTGGKIRPMQLNIGEKFDPGVLNNVKLIIMCLDQTNPAFVQSCLQQGIYYVDISANYSFLSQVERLQTEALANRSTAVLSVGLAPGLTNLMALYAKGLMDQTDAIDISIMLGLGDQHGKAAVEWTIDNLDTKYDLIQNGNHIEAASFTEGKATDFGERLGRKKAYRFNFSDQHTLPRTLGVPSVSTRLCFDSAAVTGLLAWFRASGIFRFLKFTPIRNTVVKLFGKLRYGEEIFAVKIDAWGKKNHGDVLVECFVQGKNEAEITAKAAAAVAAAVYRSSFAHGIYHIEQLFELKDILQYNHQSVSFQVRMTTKPFPPLPA
- a CDS encoding MarR family winged helix-turn-helix transcriptional regulator → MDNKNVAPSNKLNSGSRSLGQLIMQLRRLERQPLHFGAAGPLTPSEIHTIEAIGSEGGVLMSELAARLGITKGAVTQLITRLEAKELVKRSPHPNDSRGVLISLTEQGMEAYAAHEEVHLRFYDQLRSQLTDQEIEIFEKCIEKLNHFLRN
- a CDS encoding sensor histidine kinase; translated protein: MRKTEQQLNQRFIQTGYKAENDGWLAPRVSIIIWVILVYGATMFWQLSAASLMIGSLFFTVAILVHIVLHWHAGTVAAARPWLYFVIQGFLVYACAFLMPNGYPAALIGLFPVLIGQSIGIYYKRAKVIMISLYYFALFCIAVVHEGTPGELTVLIPVLVLMMVVVIAYAVLFFEQVNARIRAQTFLGELELAHRKVEELTLANERQRMARDLHDTLAQGLAGLIMRLEAVDAHLTAGNSDRARQIVGQSMIHARRALSDARQAIDNLRSKSGFVIDFTEAVHDEVRRFTDATGIHIHLDIDVKASLSRLLVEHSLHIMSEGLTNVARHAQANNVWVTVRVDSEHLVIKIRDDGKGFSTELIGRQSGHYGLIGIRERVRLIGGTIAIASNHQGTNIQIEAPAVKGDPL
- a CDS encoding response regulator, whose amino-acid sequence is MIHKVLIVDDHLIVREGLKLILETNEAYQVIGEAEDGETALRLAEQLSPDAILMDLNLPGMSGLEAIASLRERQPEIPVIILTTYNEDDLMKKGLALGAKGYLLKDTGRDDLFRTIEAAIRGETLLQSEVTARVFAAQASHPDPAVRFEKPVLTDKERMVLQAVARGFRSKEIAFDMGISERTVKAHLTNIYNKLGVDSRSQAVAVAVELGLLYL
- a CDS encoding MMPL family transporter; its protein translation is MAKYLYQLGKWAASRPFRVIAGGVTALVIAVVLGIGMGTSFSDDMSIPGTKSEQAMKILTQYFPSDETEGKTVQLLFKAPQGQTLESESVAKTIKAALGEIGKDPAVDSVAGPNVEGMMSPDRKIGSSIIIYKVKTSDVTESSKELVLENVERARDTGVQTEIGNGFESSEPGIGGTSEIIGIIAAYLILAFTFASFLAAGLPILTSVLGLGIGIMCIMIGSNFFNMSSVSLSLAVMLGLAVGIDYALFIISRYRQQLNKGFGVTESIGQANATAGSAVVFAGLTVIIALAGLSVVGIPFLTAMGLAAAVSVLIAIIIAILIVPAALGLAGKRISPARPNRLLRKRPRSGAVGKISNRWGRFVIRFPLPIAVIGVLILAIVSLPALHLNTGLPNDGTKSVKTTERRAYDLLTEWQGVGMHGPLVVVAQAADRVENPQAAIAKATERLNNLPNVAGVSPLIPSDSEQVAMITVIPKTGPADSKTKDLVNLIRDKAEGINTQDHVELMVTGSTAVDIDISAKLNQALPKFLLLIVGLAFVLLAVVFRSILVPLKAVLGYLLTITATLGFVVFVVQDGNWIHMFGIPEPGPVLNYLPILTAGILFGLAMDYEMFLVSRMREEYSHTGDASKAILEGIGNSGAVVTSAGFIMIAVFAGFIFAEDPVIKAMGISLSFGILFDAFVVRLAIVPAVMRLLGRSAWYLPKWLGRIIPNVDVEGETVMKQLESEQRAG